The following coding sequences lie in one Stenotrophomonas rhizophila genomic window:
- a CDS encoding PA2169 family four-helix-bundle protein — MTTETKTTHTLNDLIEIARDGKDFYTEAAGKVKDAELSALFTRIAGVKDELVRSLSATVVAAGGKPADHGTVVGSMQQFYGKIRATLGDTQYGYVAELEESEDRLLKAFKDTLTDSDTTPAARQEVQRLLPQVQECHAVMRDRKHAMKH, encoded by the coding sequence GTGACTACCGAAACCAAGACCACGCACACCTTGAATGACCTGATCGAAATCGCCCGCGACGGCAAGGATTTCTACACCGAGGCGGCCGGCAAGGTGAAGGACGCAGAACTGTCTGCGCTGTTCACCCGCATCGCCGGGGTGAAGGACGAACTGGTCCGCTCGCTCAGCGCCACGGTGGTGGCCGCCGGTGGCAAGCCGGCCGACCACGGCACGGTGGTGGGGTCGATGCAGCAGTTCTACGGCAAGATCCGCGCCACCCTGGGCGACACGCAGTACGGTTATGTGGCTGAACTGGAGGAATCCGAGGATCGCCTGCTGAAGGCGTTCAAGGACACCCTCACCGACAGCGACACCACCCCGGCCGCGCGCCAGGAAGTGCAGCGCCTGCTGCCGCAGGTGCAGGAATGCCATGCGGTCATGCGCGACCGCAAGCATGCAATGAAGCACTGA
- a CDS encoding PQ-loop domain-containing transporter → MAAVDLLGWAATGILVATLWRQIWKQWHAPDSEAVSTWLFVGQISASVLFILYSIALQSWVFVVTNSLVLGTAVAGQVLSRVKRRRDVS, encoded by the coding sequence GGCTGGGCGGCGACCGGCATCCTGGTGGCGACGCTGTGGCGTCAGATCTGGAAACAGTGGCACGCGCCCGACAGCGAGGCGGTGTCCACCTGGTTGTTCGTCGGGCAGATCAGTGCCTCAGTGCTGTTCATTCTGTACAGCATTGCGTTGCAGTCCTGGGTGTTCGTGGTCACCAACAGCCTGGTGCTGGGCACCGCGGTAGCCGGGCAGGTGCTGTCGCGCGTGAAGCGACGTCGCGACGTGTCGTGA